The Phycisphaerales bacterium genome includes a region encoding these proteins:
- the sugE gene encoding quaternary ammonium compound efflux SMR transporter SugE has product MAWVYLIVAGLFEVGWAVGLKYSQGFTRWWPSVATVAGLIVSIVLLATAARTIPVGTAYAIWTGIGAAGTALLAIALFGEPATAQRLVCIGLIVAGIVGLRLSV; this is encoded by the coding sequence ATGGCGTGGGTGTACCTGATCGTGGCCGGACTGTTCGAAGTCGGTTGGGCCGTCGGGCTGAAATACTCACAGGGTTTCACCCGCTGGTGGCCGAGTGTGGCCACGGTCGCGGGGCTCATCGTGAGTATTGTCCTGCTGGCGACCGCGGCCCGGACGATCCCGGTCGGTACGGCCTACGCCATCTGGACGGGGATCGGTGCGGCCGGCACGGCGCTCCTGGCGATTGCACTGTTCGGAGAACCGGCCACTGCGCAGCGACTGGTGTGTATCGGGTTGATTGTCGCCGGAATCGTGGGGCTGCGGCTATCGGTCTGA
- the queF gene encoding NADPH-dependent 7-cyano-7-deazaguanine reductase QueF: MTSSRPPKRRNAVRLATLPATLLETFPNPAPQRCYVITHVQPEFTSLCPKTGQPDFGTVTIEYVADRLCVELKSLKFYLQTFRNEGIFYEAVTNRILDELVALLRPRRMKVTTGWTPRGGMHSTIVAEHPGGRKGTR; this comes from the coding sequence ATGACGTCCTCTCGTCCACCCAAACGCCGTAACGCCGTACGCTTGGCCACCCTTCCTGCCACGCTGCTCGAGACGTTCCCGAACCCGGCCCCACAGCGGTGCTACGTCATCACACACGTGCAGCCGGAGTTCACGAGTCTCTGCCCGAAGACGGGGCAGCCGGACTTTGGCACGGTGACGATTGAATACGTGGCCGACCGGTTGTGCGTCGAGTTGAAGAGTCTGAAGTTCTACCTGCAGACCTTCCGCAACGAGGGGATTTTCTACGAGGCGGTGACGAACCGGATTCTCGATGAACTTGTAGCGCTGCTGCGGCCGCGGCGGATGAAGGTGACGACGGGGTGGACGCCGCGCGGCGGGATGCACTCGACGATCGTGGCGGAGCATCCCGGCGGGCGGAAAGGGACCCGGTAA
- a CDS encoding peptidylprolyl isomerase encodes MRMHPSIGGRPSALRHHRTRATTIAGCALVLTLFMLVPPAPAQDGDAIAVVNGRPITKQRVVEMLLDAHGLPILQQLIVLELAKSESRRLRLEVTAADVQREFERAMQNIAPDVDATGNILTDVERRQALEMLLQQKGITLAEFMLGMERNAHLRKIVERDFEITEGTLREEFSRLYGEKIECRHIQIDARNIAALQEALNLLDDGTDFAEVARRVSQNTDTAPNGGLLPPFSFSDSQYAPALREAAFALQPGQVSKPIKIGMWWQILRVEQRLPP; translated from the coding sequence ATGCGTATGCACCCGTCGATCGGCGGAAGGCCCTCTGCTCTCCGGCACCACAGGACGCGCGCCACGACCATCGCCGGTTGTGCCCTGGTACTTACCCTCTTCATGCTCGTACCCCCAGCGCCCGCCCAGGACGGCGACGCCATCGCCGTGGTCAACGGCCGCCCGATCACCAAGCAGCGTGTTGTGGAGATGCTGCTCGACGCGCACGGACTGCCGATTCTGCAGCAACTCATTGTGCTCGAACTGGCGAAGTCGGAGTCGCGCCGCCTGCGATTGGAGGTCACGGCGGCGGACGTGCAGCGCGAGTTCGAGCGTGCCATGCAGAATATCGCCCCGGATGTCGACGCCACCGGCAATATTCTGACCGATGTCGAGCGGCGCCAGGCACTCGAAATGCTGCTTCAGCAGAAGGGCATCACGCTGGCGGAGTTCATGCTCGGGATGGAACGAAACGCCCATCTTCGCAAGATCGTCGAGCGCGATTTCGAGATCACCGAGGGCACCCTGCGTGAGGAGTTTTCGCGGTTGTACGGCGAGAAGATTGAGTGTCGCCACATCCAGATCGACGCCCGCAACATCGCCGCGCTGCAGGAAGCGCTCAACCTGCTCGACGACGGCACGGACTTCGCCGAAGTCGCTCGCCGCGTCAGCCAGAATACCGACACCGCGCCGAACGGCGGCTTGCTCCCGCCCTTCAGTTTCAGCGACAGCCAGTATGCCCCGGCCCTGCGTGAAGCCGCGTTCGCTTTGCAGCCCGGGCAAGTGAGCAAACCGATCAAGATCGGAATGTGGTGGCAGATTCTGCGGGTGGAACAACGCCTTCCCCCCTGA
- a CDS encoding S9 family peptidase, whose protein sequence is MDPAWTTPLIPRQVLFGNPDRTSARISPDGLHVSFLAPRDGVLNVWIAPVDDITKAQPLTNDKGRGIHEYYWAYTNRHVLYLQDQNGDENWRIHCVDLDTGKTRDLTPFDGVQARLQELSHRHPDEILVAINHRQPALHDLYRINLRNGDRTLVVENPGFIGFETQHFELRLAQVMTPAGELQLLRPAGDDWDLFAEIPAADTLTTGPAGCNETGTHVYLLDSRDRNTSALYLVELATGERTQLAQSPRADLSEVELAPVTRTLQAVAVTTERKEWIVFDPVVEPDFILLRTLARGDFAIVARTLDDRRWIVAYDVDNGPRAYYLYNRDTRAARHLFDSRDDLRAAPLAELQALTIPARDGLPLVSYLTLPRDTHGPRPTCPLPLVLLVHGGPWHRDTWGFVPEHQWLANRGYAVLSVNFRGSTGFGKDFLNAANREWGGRMHTDLLDAVTWAVAQGIADPDRVAIFGGSYGGYATLWALTQSPEIFCCGVDLVGPSSLITLLESIPPYWAPMIEVFTTRVGDHRTEDGRRFLTERSPLTYAERMRRPLLIGQGANDPRVKQAESDQLVTALQSRSIPVTYVLYPDEGHGFARPSNSLSFSAIAEAFLAAHLGGRCEPFGTDFRGASLEVPAGADQIPGLAAALASH, encoded by the coding sequence ATGGACCCCGCTTGGACCACCCCCCTCATCCCGCGCCAGGTACTGTTCGGCAACCCAGACCGTACCAGCGCTCGCATCAGCCCGGATGGCCTCCATGTGAGTTTCCTCGCCCCCCGCGATGGCGTTTTGAACGTCTGGATCGCGCCCGTTGACGACATTACAAAGGCACAACCGCTCACGAATGACAAAGGCCGCGGGATTCACGAGTACTACTGGGCGTATACCAACCGCCACGTACTCTACCTCCAGGACCAAAACGGTGACGAGAACTGGCGAATTCACTGCGTGGACCTCGATACGGGAAAAACCCGCGACCTGACGCCCTTCGACGGCGTACAGGCCCGCCTCCAGGAGTTGAGTCACCGCCACCCCGACGAAATCCTCGTCGCCATCAATCATCGTCAACCCGCGCTGCACGATCTCTATCGCATCAACCTGCGCAACGGTGACCGTACGCTGGTCGTCGAAAATCCGGGTTTCATCGGCTTCGAAACTCAGCATTTCGAGCTGCGCCTCGCCCAGGTCATGACCCCTGCGGGCGAGCTCCAGCTCCTGCGACCTGCCGGGGATGATTGGGACCTTTTCGCAGAGATCCCGGCCGCTGACACGCTCACTACCGGTCCGGCCGGCTGCAACGAGACCGGCACGCACGTCTATCTGCTCGACAGCCGTGATCGGAATACGTCCGCCCTGTACCTCGTCGAACTGGCGACCGGAGAACGCACGCAGCTTGCCCAGAGTCCGCGCGCCGACCTGTCCGAGGTTGAGCTGGCACCCGTCACACGCACGCTGCAGGCCGTCGCCGTCACTACCGAGCGGAAGGAGTGGATCGTCTTCGACCCTGTTGTCGAGCCCGATTTCATCCTGCTCCGCACGCTCGCCCGCGGTGACTTCGCGATCGTCGCACGCACACTCGACGACCGCCGCTGGATCGTCGCTTACGATGTCGACAACGGCCCGCGCGCCTACTACCTGTACAACCGTGACACCCGCGCGGCGCGCCACCTGTTCGACAGCCGCGACGATCTGCGCGCCGCCCCGCTCGCGGAGCTGCAAGCCCTCACCATCCCCGCGCGCGACGGCCTGCCCCTCGTCAGCTACCTCACACTGCCACGCGACACCCACGGCCCACGGCCCACCTGCCCGCTGCCACTTGTACTACTCGTCCACGGCGGACCGTGGCACCGCGACACGTGGGGTTTCGTGCCCGAGCACCAATGGCTCGCCAATCGGGGCTACGCTGTGCTCAGCGTCAACTTCCGTGGCTCCACCGGTTTCGGCAAGGATTTTCTCAATGCCGCCAACCGCGAGTGGGGCGGCCGCATGCACACCGATCTGCTCGACGCTGTGACCTGGGCCGTGGCCCAGGGCATCGCCGACCCCGACCGCGTGGCGATCTTCGGCGGCAGCTACGGCGGCTATGCCACGCTCTGGGCCCTCACCCAGTCGCCCGAGATTTTCTGCTGCGGGGTCGACCTCGTCGGCCCGTCGAGTCTCATCACGCTGCTCGAATCGATCCCCCCGTACTGGGCTCCCATGATCGAGGTATTCACCACCCGTGTCGGTGACCACCGTACCGAGGACGGCCGACGCTTCCTCACCGAGCGCTCACCGCTCACTTACGCGGAACGGATGCGCCGACCGCTGCTGATCGGGCAGGGCGCGAACGATCCCCGCGTGAAGCAAGCCGAGTCCGATCAGCTCGTTACCGCCCTGCAAAGTCGCAGCATTCCAGTGACCTACGTCCTGTACCCCGATGAGGGCCACGGCTTCGCCCGTCCGTCCAACAGTCTTTCCTTCAGTGCCATTGCGGAGGCGTTTCTGGCCGCGCACCTCGGCGGCCGCTGTGAGCCGTTCGGTACCGATTTCCGCGGGGCTTCACTCGAAGTGCCGGCCGGCGCAGACCAGATTCCCGGGCTGGCGGCGGCACTGGCGAGCCACTGA
- a CDS encoding dual specificity protein phosphatase family protein: protein MSPWVRLFMRLQFHPARIFNRVMYRTGRWRLWDWVDEQVLLGGAPTRADLALLPEMGVRGIVNMCEEFHGHQVVLHRLGLQQLHLPTVDFHPPSLEAMQRGLEFIRQFVQAGSGVYVHCKAGQGRSATLVVGYLMAAYGLTPRAAYARVREVRPHVTRRLDEREVVQELHLLLAEGRLGDWQRPRGSTLAVAG, encoded by the coding sequence ATGAGCCCGTGGGTCCGCCTGTTCATGCGCCTGCAATTCCATCCGGCGCGGATCTTCAACCGCGTGATGTACCGGACTGGGCGGTGGCGGCTCTGGGACTGGGTGGACGAGCAAGTGCTTTTGGGGGGGGCGCCTACGAGAGCCGATCTGGCGCTGCTGCCGGAGATGGGTGTGCGGGGCATCGTGAACATGTGTGAAGAGTTTCACGGCCACCAGGTGGTGTTGCACCGGCTGGGATTGCAGCAGTTGCACCTGCCGACCGTGGATTTCCACCCCCCCTCGCTGGAAGCGATGCAGCGCGGACTGGAGTTCATCCGGCAATTCGTACAGGCGGGCAGCGGTGTGTACGTCCACTGCAAAGCCGGGCAGGGCCGCAGCGCCACGCTCGTCGTGGGCTACCTGATGGCGGCCTATGGGCTGACACCGCGTGCGGCCTACGCCCGCGTGCGTGAAGTACGGCCCCACGTCACGCGGCGGCTGGACGAGCGCGAAGTGGTGCAGGAACTCCATCTGCTGCTTGCGGAGGGTCGGTTGGGGGACTGGCAGCGGCCACGGGGCAGCACGCTCGCTGTCGCCGGATAA
- a CDS encoding leucyl aminopeptidase gives MAVPTFTVSGTYRPVRGDFILLPYRDSKDALFDAGVLPEPLRTAVRPASKAGGTQTVFRGVVGQVDVLARSVRLDGVHVPAVEQWQRAVAKAVADAEPEGAARVVALLDCVEPEWVCAAQEGALLGGYAFDRYLKEKANPTPVLVVVAAGSEAAAKRALGNSAIICRYVNQARDVLNEPPNVINPVTLAREFARVGAAAGLRVSVWDDKRLARERCGALLAVGQGAVAKPRLVIGDYQPRAARGHLCLVGKGITYDTGGYGLKPADAQVGMKYDMGGAAAVFAAACAIAELKLPLRVTVLTPLAENAVSGEAYLTTSILTTRSGRTVEVHHTDAEGRLILADALALAVERRPDWIVDAATLTGACMVALGEDIAGVYGNEPRFTQQLIAAGRAVGELYWELPLHAPYEEHLKATVADGKNIGVRWGGSITAALFLQQWITEGQRWIHCDIAGPGCKEEPLGHLGKGAKGFGVKTFVQLASALAGAGASPAVAGPRPRRRK, from the coding sequence ATGGCCGTTCCTACGTTCACCGTCAGCGGTACCTATCGACCCGTGCGGGGCGACTTCATCCTGTTGCCTTACCGCGACAGCAAGGATGCTCTTTTTGATGCCGGCGTATTGCCGGAGCCCTTGCGTACAGCAGTGCGCCCGGCGAGCAAAGCCGGTGGCACGCAGACGGTATTTCGCGGGGTAGTCGGCCAGGTGGACGTGCTGGCGCGGAGCGTGCGGCTCGACGGCGTGCATGTGCCCGCGGTGGAACAATGGCAACGGGCGGTGGCGAAGGCGGTGGCTGACGCAGAACCGGAGGGCGCGGCGCGGGTCGTGGCGCTGCTGGACTGCGTGGAACCGGAGTGGGTCTGCGCGGCTCAGGAAGGGGCGTTGCTCGGCGGATATGCGTTTGATCGGTACCTGAAAGAGAAGGCGAACCCCACCCCGGTGCTGGTGGTCGTGGCCGCTGGCTCTGAGGCAGCGGCCAAACGGGCGCTGGGGAACTCAGCGATCATCTGTCGGTATGTGAATCAGGCGCGTGATGTTCTGAATGAACCGCCGAACGTGATCAATCCGGTGACGCTGGCACGGGAGTTTGCACGTGTCGGGGCGGCCGCCGGGCTGCGCGTAAGTGTCTGGGATGACAAGCGGCTGGCGCGGGAGCGGTGCGGAGCGCTGCTGGCCGTCGGGCAGGGTGCGGTGGCAAAGCCGCGGCTGGTCATCGGAGACTATCAACCGCGGGCAGCGCGTGGTCATCTGTGTCTGGTGGGCAAGGGTATTACGTATGACACGGGGGGTTACGGGCTCAAGCCGGCAGATGCGCAGGTTGGGATGAAGTACGACATGGGTGGGGCGGCGGCGGTCTTCGCGGCGGCGTGCGCGATTGCGGAATTGAAATTGCCCCTGCGGGTGACGGTGCTGACGCCGCTGGCGGAGAACGCGGTTTCCGGGGAGGCCTACCTGACGACGTCGATCCTGACGACACGTTCGGGACGCACAGTGGAAGTGCACCACACCGATGCGGAGGGACGCCTGATCCTGGCGGATGCGCTGGCACTGGCAGTCGAGCGCCGGCCGGACTGGATCGTGGATGCGGCGACGTTGACCGGGGCCTGCATGGTGGCGCTGGGCGAAGACATCGCGGGGGTGTACGGAAACGAGCCGCGTTTCACGCAACAGTTGATCGCCGCGGGGCGCGCCGTGGGCGAGTTGTATTGGGAGTTGCCGCTGCACGCGCCCTACGAGGAACACTTGAAGGCGACGGTAGCCGATGGGAAGAACATCGGCGTCCGCTGGGGGGGGTCGATCACCGCGGCACTGTTTTTGCAGCAGTGGATCACGGAGGGGCAGCGCTGGATTCACTGTGACATCGCGGGTCCGGGCTGCAAGGAGGAACCGCTCGGACACCTCGGCAAGGGTGCGAAGGGTTTCGGCGTCAAGACGTTCGTACAGTTGGCGAGCGCACTCGCCGGCGCGGGCGCGTCGCCGGCCGTGGCCGGCCCGCGGCCAAGGCGTCGGAAGTAA
- the gpmA gene encoding 2,3-diphosphoglycerate-dependent phosphoglycerate mutase has product MKRIVLLQHGESVWWREHRFVGWTDVDLTEAGHSAAAAAGARLRAGGYEFDAAYTSLLKRSIRSLWIVLDALDQMWVPVHRNWRLNEQHYGALQGRTDDDVAAEFGAESVALWRHGYDARPPALSTGDPRWPGHDRRYRSIWRKELPLTESLQDTVARVVPYWEHVVAPEVSSGRRVLLVAHGNSIRALIMYLDRLSPEQVLRVRIPVGVPIAYELGASLAGERRCLVGGDGREEPWDPLT; this is encoded by the coding sequence ATGAAGCGCATTGTTCTTTTACAGCACGGCGAGTCGGTCTGGTGGCGTGAGCATCGCTTTGTCGGCTGGACGGATGTGGACCTCACGGAAGCGGGGCACAGTGCGGCGGCGGCGGCGGGTGCGCGCCTGCGGGCGGGCGGCTACGAGTTCGATGCGGCCTACACTTCGTTGCTCAAGCGTTCGATCCGTTCGCTCTGGATCGTGCTGGATGCACTGGACCAGATGTGGGTGCCGGTCCACCGGAACTGGCGCCTCAACGAACAGCATTATGGCGCGCTGCAGGGCCGCACGGATGACGACGTGGCGGCCGAGTTCGGGGCCGAAAGCGTGGCGTTGTGGCGGCACGGTTACGATGCTCGCCCGCCGGCGCTGAGTACCGGGGATCCGCGCTGGCCGGGTCATGATCGGCGCTATCGGTCCATCTGGCGGAAGGAACTACCGCTGACGGAGTCGCTGCAGGACACGGTGGCGCGGGTGGTGCCGTACTGGGAGCACGTCGTGGCGCCCGAGGTATCGAGCGGGCGGCGAGTGCTGCTGGTTGCACACGGCAACAGCATCCGCGCGTTGATCATGTACCTGGATCGACTCTCGCCGGAACAGGTGTTACGGGTGCGCATCCCGGTCGGAGTTCCGATCGCGTACGAGCTGGGAGCGAGTCTCGCAGGAGAGCGACGCTGCCTCGTCGGCGGGGACGGGCGTGAAGAACCGTGGGATCCGCTGACATGA
- a CDS encoding flavodoxin family protein, producing MARVAVVYHSQWGHTKVIAEAVVRGAASVPGTVAELFPVEAFGPPDAQKQYRGTWDSLAQADAIVWGAPTYMGSVSAAFKQFMEHTSALWLRQEWKDKLAAGFTNSGSQHGDKLNTLWDLAHFAFQHGMVWIGLDLPGGNNSSKGSPNDLNRIGAWLGAMSQSNVDQQADTAPPESDQKTAEHLGRRVAGAALRWRAGKAAQ from the coding sequence ATGGCGCGCGTTGCGGTGGTCTATCATTCGCAGTGGGGGCATACCAAGGTTATCGCCGAAGCCGTGGTACGCGGTGCGGCCAGTGTGCCCGGGACGGTAGCGGAGTTGTTCCCGGTGGAAGCGTTCGGCCCACCGGATGCCCAGAAGCAGTACCGTGGAACCTGGGATTCGCTGGCGCAAGCGGATGCGATCGTATGGGGTGCGCCCACTTACATGGGCTCGGTCAGTGCCGCCTTCAAGCAGTTCATGGAGCACACCTCGGCACTCTGGTTGCGGCAGGAGTGGAAGGACAAGCTCGCGGCCGGCTTCACCAACTCCGGCAGTCAGCATGGAGACAAGCTGAACACGCTCTGGGACTTGGCGCACTTCGCATTCCAGCATGGCATGGTCTGGATCGGGCTTGACCTGCCGGGAGGGAATAACAGCTCGAAGGGGTCGCCGAACGATCTCAATCGAATTGGTGCGTGGCTGGGCGCGATGTCACAGTCCAATGTCGACCAGCAGGCAGACACGGCCCCGCCGGAGAGCGATCAGAAGACGGCGGAGCACCTCGGGCGGCGCGTAGCCGGGGCAGCGCTGCGTTGGCGGGCGGGAAAAGCGGCGCAATGA